TGCACGGCCGGGTGGTCGACACCAGCCGGCTCGTCGCGGAGTACGGCTTCACCCCCCGCTCCACCGCCGCCGCCTTCGACGACTTCATCCGCGCCCACCACGGTGGCGTGGTGGTGACCCGCGACCAGATCGCCGCCGCCGAGCAGGCCGTCCTCGCCGGTATCCGGCAGGTCCGGGAAGCCGTTCGGGAGCAGTCGTGAGCCGGCCGGACGAGACCGGGCGGGACGCGACGGTGGGGCGTCCGTTCGATCCGCCGGACGCCGCCGACCTGGCCCGACCCGCCCGCCGCAACGGTCACCACCCGGCACCCCCCGCCGTGCCGGACGGCCCGCTCGACCAGTGGGACCGCCGGGTCGCCCAGGGCCTGGCCTTCCTGCGCCGTCGGCTGGCCGGGGACTACGAGATCGACGAGTTCGGGTTCGACCCGGAACTCACCGAGGCGCTCTTCCACCCGGTGCTGCGCCTGCTCTACCGGGACTGGTTCCGAACCGAGATCACCGGGCTGGAACACGTACCCGCCGAGGGGGCCGGCCTGGTGGTCGGCAACCACTCCGGCACCGTGGCGCTGGACGCGCTGATCGTCTCCGCCGCCCTGCACGACCGGCACCCGGCGCACCGGTTCCTCCGGCTGCTCGGCGCCGACCTGGTCTTCCGGATGCCGGTCGTCTCCGAGGTGGCCCGCAAGTCCGGCGGCACGGTCGCCTGCAACCCGGACGCCGAGCGGCTGCTGCGCAACGGTGAGCTGGTCGGCGTCTGGCCCGAGGGCTTCAAGGGCATCGGCAAGCTCTACGCCGACCGGTACAAGCTGCAACGCTTCGGCCGGGGCGGGTTCGTCTCGGCGGCGCTGCGCACCGGCACCCCGATCGTTCCGGTGGCCATCGTCGGCGCCGAGGAGACCTATCCGATG
The nucleotide sequence above comes from Micromonospora pallida. Encoded proteins:
- a CDS encoding lysophospholipid acyltransferase family protein, with product MARPARRNGHHPAPPAVPDGPLDQWDRRVAQGLAFLRRRLAGDYEIDEFGFDPELTEALFHPVLRLLYRDWFRTEITGLEHVPAEGAGLVVGNHSGTVALDALIVSAALHDRHPAHRFLRLLGADLVFRMPVVSEVARKSGGTVACNPDAERLLRNGELVGVWPEGFKGIGKLYADRYKLQRFGRGGFVSAALRTGTPIVPVAIVGAEETYPMLADIKPLARLLKLPYFPITPTFPWLGPLGLVPLPSKWLIEFCPPIPTAHLTDSADDPLVVFNLADQVRETIQQTLHELLERRPDPFGP